A stretch of Sphingomonas sp. JUb134 DNA encodes these proteins:
- a CDS encoding SDR family oxidoreductase encodes MLQQTSTAERRAIYPSLKNKRVIVTGGGSGIGEGLIEAFVAQGARVAFVDIAQEASQQLVARLSQDAEHAPRFFRCDLTDIAALRACFAEMEAELGGVDILINNAGNDDRHTVEQVTPEYWDERLAVNLRHQFFAAQAVAPAMKQNGGGVILNFGSISWHLALPELVLYQTSKAAIEGLTRSLARDLGRENIRVNTIVPGNVQTPRQERWYTPEGEAEIIAGQCLNGRIQPADVAALVLFLASDDARMCTGHDYFIDAGWR; translated from the coding sequence GTGTTGCAGCAAACGAGTACGGCCGAACGGCGGGCGATCTACCCGAGCCTGAAGAACAAGCGGGTGATCGTCACCGGGGGCGGCTCGGGGATCGGCGAAGGGCTGATTGAAGCATTCGTGGCCCAGGGTGCACGCGTCGCCTTCGTCGACATCGCCCAGGAAGCGAGCCAGCAGCTGGTCGCGCGCCTTTCTCAGGACGCGGAGCATGCCCCGCGCTTCTTCCGCTGCGACCTGACCGATATCGCGGCGCTGCGCGCCTGCTTTGCGGAAATGGAAGCCGAGCTCGGGGGCGTCGACATCCTGATCAACAATGCCGGCAATGACGATCGTCATACGGTGGAGCAGGTCACCCCGGAATATTGGGACGAGCGGCTGGCGGTGAACCTGCGCCACCAGTTCTTCGCCGCGCAGGCGGTGGCCCCGGCGATGAAGCAGAACGGCGGCGGCGTGATCCTGAACTTCGGTTCGATCAGCTGGCACCTCGCGCTGCCCGAACTGGTACTCTACCAGACCTCCAAGGCAGCGATCGAGGGGCTGACGCGCAGCCTGGCCCGTGACCTGGGTCGTGAGAACATCCGCGTGAACACCATCGTTCCCGGCAACGTCCAGACGCCCCGGCAGGAGCGCTGGTACACCCCCGAGGGCGAGGCCGAGATCATTGCGGGCCAGTGCCTGAACGGCCGCATCCAGCCCGCGGACGTGGCAGCCCTGGTGCTGTTCCTGGCGTCCGACGACGCCCGGATGTGCACGGGCCATGACTATTTCATCGATGCCGGCTGGCGCTGA
- a CDS encoding fumarylacetoacetate hydrolase family protein yields MTETQHSILGALPADWRSATLLGRIDRGDGPSPVLIKNGIVHDMARVAPTVSALVAQGVRDATGGEAIGDLETLGLSPDADAAVRLLSPIDLQCVKAAGVTFAVSALERVIEEGARGDHERAAEVRTRLESALGGSIRSVVPGSVEAAALKDALIADGLWSQYLEVAIGPDAEIFTKAPVLSTVGWGAEVGVRSDSTWNNPEPEVVLLADANGRAVGATLGNDVNLRDFEGRSALLLGKAKDNNASCSLGPFIRLFDGGFGIDDVRVAEVTLRIEGTDGYTLDGYSTMREISRDPETLLAQAMSEHQYPDGLVLFLGTLFAPTQDRDAPGRGFTHKVGDQVTIASARLGALVNTVTTSKAAAPWSQGIGALMQNLAQRGLLAR; encoded by the coding sequence ATGACAGAAACTCAGCACTCGATTCTCGGCGCGCTGCCGGCTGACTGGCGCAGCGCCACCTTGCTTGGCCGCATCGATCGCGGCGACGGCCCCTCCCCAGTTCTAATCAAGAACGGCATCGTCCACGACATGGCGCGCGTGGCTCCCACCGTGTCCGCACTGGTTGCGCAGGGCGTGAGGGACGCAACCGGCGGCGAGGCGATCGGCGACCTGGAGACGCTGGGCCTCTCGCCCGATGCCGACGCCGCGGTGCGGCTGCTGAGCCCCATCGACCTGCAGTGCGTGAAGGCCGCGGGCGTGACCTTTGCGGTTTCCGCGCTGGAGCGGGTGATCGAAGAAGGGGCGCGGGGCGATCATGAGCGCGCCGCCGAAGTTCGCACGCGCCTGGAAAGTGCGCTGGGCGGCAGCATCCGCTCGGTAGTGCCCGGTTCGGTCGAGGCTGCGGCGCTGAAGGATGCGCTGATCGCCGACGGCCTCTGGTCCCAGTATCTGGAGGTCGCGATCGGCCCGGATGCCGAGATCTTCACAAAGGCGCCGGTGCTTTCCACCGTCGGCTGGGGCGCCGAGGTCGGCGTCCGTTCCGATTCGACCTGGAACAACCCGGAGCCCGAGGTCGTGCTGCTGGCCGACGCGAACGGCCGTGCCGTCGGCGCGACGCTCGGCAACGACGTCAACCTGCGCGATTTCGAGGGCCGATCGGCCCTGCTGCTCGGCAAGGCCAAGGACAACAATGCGTCCTGCTCGCTCGGGCCGTTCATCCGGCTGTTCGACGGCGGCTTCGGCATCGACGACGTGCGCGTGGCCGAAGTGACGCTGCGGATCGAGGGCACCGACGGCTACACGCTCGACGGCTACAGCACGATGCGCGAGATCAGCCGCGACCCCGAGACGCTGCTCGCCCAGGCGATGAGCGAGCACCAGTATCCGGACGGCCTGGTGCTGTTCCTGGGGACGCTGTTCGCGCCCACACAGGACCGGGACGCGCCGGGCCGGGGCTTCACCCACAAGGTCGGCGACCAGGTGACGATCGCGAGCGCCCGGCTGGGCGCGCTGGTGAACACTGTCACCACCTCCAAGGCGGCAGCGCCGTGGAGCCAGGGCATCGGTGCCCTGATGCAGAACCTGGCGCAGCGCGGCCTGCTCGCCCGCTGA